The Thermonema lapsum genome window below encodes:
- a CDS encoding acyl-CoA carboxylase subunit beta: MKNTVANDLEQKRNADEMKQKLFQLKSRLEKIYLGGGEKNIEKQHKQGKLTARERIDYLLDKDKPRLEIGALAAYGMYEEEGGCPSAGVVVVMGYVSGRQCIVVANDATVKAGAWFPMTAKKNLRAQEIAMENRIPIIYLVDSAGVYLPMQAEVFPDKEHFGRIFRNNAIMSAEGIPQIAAIMGSCVAGGAYLPIMSDEALIVKGTGSVFLAGPYLVKASIGEDVDAETLGGASTHCEISGVTDNMYDSDEECLDAIKKIMDKMGHFPKAGFDRATPAPPKENPEEIYSLLPADRVKPYDMREIIKRLVDNSEFEEYKPLYGQTVICARARIDGWAVGIVANQRSMVKSKKGEMQMGGVIYSDSADKAARFVMLCNQQQIPLVFLQDVTGFMVGSRSEHGGIIKDGAKMVNAVANSVVPKFTIIVGNSYGAGNYAMCGKAYDPRLIYAWPTAQIAVMSGASAAKTLLQIKVASLKAKGKEISPEEEKQLLEEITTIYNEQLSPYYAAARLWVDGIIDPLETRKVISMGIEAANHAPINKRFNVGVIQT, translated from the coding sequence ATGAAAAACACAGTAGCAAACGACCTTGAGCAGAAGCGCAATGCTGATGAAATGAAGCAAAAGTTGTTTCAGCTCAAAAGCCGCCTAGAGAAAATATATTTGGGAGGAGGTGAAAAAAACATTGAAAAGCAGCACAAACAGGGCAAATTGACTGCCCGTGAACGCATAGACTATTTGCTTGACAAAGACAAACCTCGTCTTGAGATTGGTGCCTTGGCTGCCTATGGTATGTATGAGGAGGAAGGAGGATGCCCCTCTGCGGGTGTAGTGGTGGTCATGGGTTATGTGAGCGGGCGGCAGTGCATTGTGGTTGCCAACGATGCCACTGTAAAAGCAGGGGCTTGGTTTCCCATGACTGCCAAAAAGAACCTGCGGGCGCAGGAAATAGCCATGGAGAACCGTATTCCCATTATCTATTTGGTGGATAGTGCCGGCGTGTATTTGCCCATGCAAGCGGAAGTATTCCCTGACAAAGAGCACTTCGGGCGCATCTTCCGCAACAATGCGATTATGTCTGCGGAGGGAATCCCCCAAATTGCTGCCATCATGGGGAGTTGTGTGGCAGGGGGAGCTTATTTGCCCATCATGTCCGACGAAGCCCTGATAGTCAAAGGGACGGGTTCGGTTTTTCTTGCCGGTCCTTATTTAGTGAAAGCTTCTATTGGTGAAGATGTGGATGCTGAAACCTTGGGCGGCGCAAGCACTCACTGCGAAATATCAGGTGTAACAGACAACATGTATGACTCGGATGAAGAGTGCTTGGATGCCATCAAAAAAATCATGGACAAGATGGGACACTTCCCAAAAGCCGGCTTTGACCGTGCAACGCCTGCCCCACCAAAAGAAAATCCTGAAGAAATCTACAGCCTGTTGCCTGCCGACCGCGTGAAACCCTACGACATGCGCGAAATCATCAAACGGCTGGTCGATAATTCTGAATTTGAAGAGTACAAACCCCTCTACGGGCAGACAGTGATTTGCGCTCGTGCCCGTATTGATGGTTGGGCGGTGGGTATCGTTGCCAATCAGCGCTCTATGGTCAAATCCAAGAAAGGCGAAATGCAAATGGGAGGCGTTATTTACTCTGATTCTGCCGACAAAGCTGCCCGTTTTGTTATGCTTTGTAACCAGCAGCAAATCCCTTTGGTGTTTTTGCAGGACGTTACCGGTTTCATGGTGGGCAGCCGCTCTGAGCATGGCGGTATCATCAAAGATGGCGCCAAAATGGTGAATGCCGTAGCCAATTCCGTAGTGCCTAAATTTACCATCATCGTGGGTAACTCTTATGGAGCCGGTAACTATGCCATGTGTGGCAAAGCCTATGACCCGCGTTTGATTTACGCTTGGCCTACTGCCCAAATAGCTGTGATGAGTGGGGCATCGGCTGCCAAAACATTATTGCAAATCAAAGTGGCATCGCTCAAAGCCAAAGGCAAAGAAATAAGCCCGGAAGAAGAAAAGCAACTGCTCGAAGAAATTACCACCATATATAACGAACAGCTGTCGCCTTACTATGCGGCAGCCCGCTTGTGGGTCGATGGCATCATTGACCCGCTCGAAACCCGTAAGGTCATTTCTATGGGCATTGAAGCAGCCAATCATGCCCCTATCAACAAGCGCTTCAATGTGGGGGTGATACAAACCTAA
- a CDS encoding ChaN family lipoprotein encodes MKTIANILCLTLLMFMQTHAQHKDKPAYVIFDAQGKKVTYAAMLKQLEAAEVVLFGEQHNNSLAHWLEWELLRDLTTALPDTYALGLEMFEADDQLTLNEYLGGQIKESYFLKEAKVWDNYHTDYRPLIEWAKEKQIPVWATNIPRRYAHMVAYSGLQVLESLPAEAKAWMAPLPIVIDYELRSYRQMRDMMGAGHGQAMNADNFVAAQAVKDATMAHFIAQALTQRKKVIHYHGSFHSDYYEGIVWYLKRLRPGVRLLTISCVEQEQLKQLEEEHKNKADFLIVFPVGMHKSY; translated from the coding sequence ATGAAAACCATAGCAAATATTTTGTGTTTAACGCTCTTGATGTTCATGCAAACCCATGCACAACACAAAGACAAGCCGGCATATGTGATTTTCGATGCTCAAGGCAAAAAAGTAACTTATGCTGCCATGCTCAAGCAGCTCGAAGCTGCCGAAGTAGTCTTGTTTGGTGAGCAACACAACAACAGCCTTGCCCATTGGCTGGAGTGGGAGCTACTGCGCGACCTTACTACCGCTCTGCCTGATACCTATGCTTTGGGCTTGGAGATGTTCGAAGCCGACGACCAACTGACATTAAACGAATACTTGGGCGGACAAATCAAAGAGTCCTATTTTCTTAAAGAAGCGAAGGTGTGGGACAACTACCACACGGATTACCGCCCTTTGATAGAGTGGGCAAAAGAAAAACAAATACCAGTGTGGGCAACCAACATACCCCGTCGCTACGCTCATATGGTCGCCTATAGTGGTTTGCAGGTGCTCGAAAGCCTGCCCGCCGAAGCGAAGGCGTGGATGGCGCCTCTGCCCATCGTCATTGACTATGAGCTGCGAAGCTACCGTCAAATGCGTGATATGATGGGCGCTGGACACGGACAGGCTATGAATGCTGACAACTTCGTAGCAGCGCAAGCAGTCAAAGATGCCACCATGGCACACTTTATCGCACAGGCACTTACGCAAAGAAAAAAGGTAATTCACTACCACGGCAGCTTTCACTCCGACTATTACGAGGGCATTGTTTGGTATCTGAAGCGCCTACGCCCCGGTGTGCGTCTGTTGACCATAAGCTGTGTAGAGCAGGAACAGCTCAAACAGCTTGAAGAAGAACACAAAAACAAAGCTGACTTTTTGATAGTATTTCCCGTCGGCATGCACAAAAGTTATTGA
- the recO gene encoding DNA repair protein RecO produces MLSKTRTIVLHTLKYRESSLIVHTYSREHGRLSLVVNGVRKATPSFPMGWFQHMSLLEAVLYLPKQSGGLGRLKEAFPLWLSMQQLAQPAKISVLYFMAELLYKTRKEETPDHAMFDFIHEALLKLEATASVRAYALWFLLHYLDCMGLMPPHEERLLQELNEQTPYHFDAATAHFLRLLRAAAPPQELPLDTTQRRHLLEALLFLISEHTTHFDEIRSLSILREIM; encoded by the coding sequence ATGTTAAGCAAAACTCGGACGATTGTTCTTCATACGCTGAAATATAGAGAATCTTCCTTGATTGTGCATACCTATAGCCGGGAACATGGCAGATTATCTTTGGTGGTCAATGGTGTGCGGAAAGCTACCCCCTCATTTCCTATGGGATGGTTTCAACATATGAGTTTGCTGGAGGCAGTGTTGTATTTGCCCAAACAGAGCGGGGGCTTGGGGCGACTCAAAGAGGCTTTTCCCTTGTGGTTGTCCATGCAGCAGTTGGCGCAGCCTGCAAAAATATCTGTGCTGTATTTTATGGCGGAACTGCTCTATAAAACACGCAAAGAAGAAACACCCGACCATGCTATGTTCGACTTCATACATGAAGCTTTGCTCAAGCTGGAGGCTACTGCCTCTGTGCGGGCTTATGCCCTTTGGTTTTTGCTGCATTACCTCGATTGCATGGGCTTGATGCCACCCCATGAAGAACGTCTGTTGCAAGAGCTGAACGAACAAACCCCTTACCATTTCGATGCAGCCACAGCGCACTTCCTTCGTCTATTGCGGGCAGCGGCTCCGCCACAAGAGTTGCCCCTTGATACCACACAACGCCGTCATTTGCTCGAAGCCCTGCTTTTTCTTATCAGTGAGCATACCACCCATTTCGATGAAATCCGCAGCCTTTCGATTTTGCGCGAGATTATGTAA
- a CDS encoding thioredoxin fold domain-containing protein encodes MPWLLLVLECCFLCLCGFSAWSQEVKLSKKYHLVHLYREGCVPCAQLDSLLGGWVSAQDSLLYEKRHYAHETVPSGQLPALLLYAPDGSLKWQKSGFRAYEWARQMQTQALEKRMLARYDSASVAMPREWQEVLKIAKRSGQLLLVWLTHAECYACKRLFVETWLEDSLRLRLQPYFTPYLADISQFSSRPLRALLHYRSLPALFIVNTKERKQAEIAGYLPAPLLTDSLLSTLNNLDAAALFDYEQHYRAALRKAKNNQYRLIWAVIAEKDCASCQEIFEQYVQYPPLRTWSRRHAIAGYFLFRQLPERYKLRFFNEETPFVLLLSPEGNIIEHFAPCPPPAALYDRLLQH; translated from the coding sequence ATGCCTTGGCTGTTATTGGTGCTTGAATGCTGCTTTCTGTGCTTATGTGGCTTTAGCGCTTGGTCGCAGGAAGTAAAGCTATCAAAAAAATACCATCTGGTGCATTTGTACCGCGAAGGCTGTGTGCCCTGTGCACAACTGGACAGCCTTCTGGGCGGGTGGGTGTCTGCACAAGACAGTTTACTCTACGAGAAAAGGCACTATGCCCACGAAACTGTGCCCTCTGGACAGCTGCCTGCCTTGCTGCTTTATGCGCCCGATGGCAGCTTAAAGTGGCAAAAAAGCGGCTTCCGGGCATATGAATGGGCAAGGCAGATGCAAACGCAGGCTTTGGAAAAGCGCATGCTTGCGCGCTACGACTCGGCAAGTGTCGCCATGCCGCGAGAATGGCAAGAAGTACTCAAAATTGCTAAACGCAGTGGGCAGCTTTTGTTAGTATGGCTTACACATGCCGAGTGCTACGCCTGCAAGCGCCTGTTTGTAGAAACATGGTTAGAAGACTCTTTGCGACTTCGTCTGCAGCCTTATTTCACACCTTATTTGGCAGATATTTCACAGTTTTCGAGCCGCCCGCTACGCGCTCTGTTGCACTACCGCTCTTTGCCCGCTTTGTTTATTGTGAACACCAAAGAGCGCAAACAAGCCGAAATAGCAGGGTATCTGCCCGCTCCTTTGCTTACGGACAGCTTGCTCAGTACCTTAAATAACTTGGATGCCGCCGCTTTGTTCGACTATGAACAACATTACCGAGCAGCGCTGCGGAAAGCCAAAAACAACCAATACCGCTTGATTTGGGCAGTCATTGCTGAAAAAGATTGCGCTTCCTGCCAAGAGATATTCGAGCAATATGTACAATACCCTCCCTTGCGTACCTGGAGTCGCCGCCATGCCATTGCCGGCTATTTCCTATTTCGTCAGCTGCCCGAACGCTACAAGCTGCGTTTCTTCAATGAAGAAACTCCTTTTGTTTTGCTGCTCAGCCCGGAAGGCAACATCATAGAGCACTTCGCACCTTGCCCCCCGCCCGCTGCCTTATACGACCGCCTGCTTCAGCATTGA